One part of the Bradyrhizobium sp. CB1650 genome encodes these proteins:
- a CDS encoding threonine dehydratase — protein sequence MFDLRELERAHAIVGQAVPATPAHAWPLLSQRLGTPVVVKHENHTPIGAFKVRGGLVYLERLKRERPNTPGIISATRGNHGQSLAFAASRHGVPAVIYVPRGNSVEKNRAMKAFGAELVEHGEDFQAAREEAERRAQFAGLHMVPSFHPDLVLGVATYALELFRAAPDLGILYVPIGQGSGICGCIMARDLLGLKTEIVGVQSTEAPSYALSFAAGTIVTTETSNTLADGMATRIPDADALALIRKCASRIVEVTDDEVASAIRAYWTDTHNLAEGAGAAALAAALQEKSKLGGKRVGLVLSGGNIDFDLFRRWVMAESTATQRVVA from the coding sequence GCTGCTTAGCCAACGGCTCGGCACGCCGGTCGTGGTCAAGCACGAGAACCATACGCCGATCGGCGCCTTCAAGGTGCGCGGCGGCCTCGTCTATCTCGAGCGGCTGAAGCGCGAACGGCCGAATACGCCCGGCATCATCTCAGCGACGCGCGGCAATCACGGCCAGAGCCTTGCGTTCGCGGCAAGCCGGCACGGCGTGCCGGCCGTGATCTACGTGCCGCGCGGCAACTCGGTCGAGAAGAACCGGGCGATGAAGGCCTTTGGTGCCGAGCTGGTCGAGCATGGGGAGGACTTCCAGGCCGCGCGCGAGGAGGCCGAGCGCCGCGCGCAGTTCGCCGGTCTCCACATGGTGCCGTCGTTCCATCCGGATCTGGTTCTGGGCGTGGCGACCTACGCGCTGGAGCTGTTCAGGGCCGCGCCTGATCTCGGCATCCTCTATGTGCCGATCGGGCAGGGCTCCGGCATCTGCGGCTGCATCATGGCGCGCGACCTCCTCGGCCTGAAGACCGAGATTGTCGGCGTGCAGTCGACCGAGGCGCCGTCCTACGCGCTGTCGTTCGCGGCCGGCACGATCGTGACGACCGAAACCAGCAACACGCTGGCCGACGGCATGGCCACGCGCATCCCGGATGCGGATGCGCTCGCGTTGATCCGCAAGTGCGCCTCGCGCATCGTAGAGGTCACGGACGACGAGGTTGCCTCCGCGATTCGCGCCTACTGGACCGACACGCATAATCTCGCCGAAGGCGCCGGCGCAGCCGCGCTCGCCGCAGCGCTCCAAGAAAAGAGCAAGCTCGGGGGCAAGCGGGTGGGTCTCGTGCTCTCGGGGGGTAACATCGATTTCGATCTGTTCCGCCGCTGGGTGATGGCGGAGTCGACGGCGACCCAAAGGGTGGTTGCATGA